The following are encoded together in the Leguminivora glycinivorella isolate SPB_JAAS2020 chromosome 18, LegGlyc_1.1, whole genome shotgun sequence genome:
- the LOC125236101 gene encoding protein kibra, producing MPRRRNGEIPLPDGWDYARDFDGKLYFIDHNSRKTTWIDPRDRYTKPQTFADCIGNELPLGWEEAYDPQIGPYYINHVSQVTQLEDPRLEWLSIQEAMLREYLNTAQEALEAKKEMYDVKKQRLCLAQDEYKHLNNALSTLAASRTSLCSSTTSVTTTSTTSRHDPDMLRSEVTQARGRVAQLRKELRQARAEVACARRGVDTLAEVEQKLSAQQGCYNITEAQAIMTELKNIQKSLTSGEKERADLMQSLAKLKDDLTRLQLGDASPDLSTLSLPQEKLSTASQTDLCADLVPIGTRLAEMARVRLQYDEARKRIQQIQQQLADLEDKVQPGQAESDKDRLLLFQEKEQLLRELRSITPRTRSKQEMTDIQIECKRLEQDLKNAFEMSNKCIADRLRLHEEKQLLLQQLKDALTSMTTLEGQLKTLSASTLSVSSSSSLGSLSTASSKGSLSSGISFTDIYGGSQIASSFQADKPIDMVDLHRRVERLLRGTSYTAESATPGAGSGSQPSLSPRSSLSSASPPPPPPSYSQVEMQRRQQRELEEKLAEMRIGVAGLNEITGLATIPVQLQGPGRPCEPLSPISETPPPPLSPRTPSSSGTNTRSVSAAVSDESVAGDSGVFEAAQAGDASAVNSTQIEIKLRYCIEDSALEISILRARNLNALFIDVGTEVAVLGALVIGGGTCGITFSSASLPWRGTTLAWRHVAKASVAGTRALRAATLQVNLVCRAECLVCAQVSLADFDPDAVSLDSVTLRSGTTWDESSDESTVISSQTSTLTRNRGPESMTGAECNVDCGENSASEDEESREPLNQIVEEDSLEDYIPEDELALEEEYLPPTAEKETNTECNFCPEGARQLHRRKSPQVSATLEEPLATIKRSQTFSPQPQSIGNRQYICRLNRSESDSSMASRARRPAPPPPAGIPFDRSVRERRSLRWGRVAGGAARRTRTRSARTSLDLALDLSAQHTKLADLRTEIAHLSQLKKRLEEACARGDPAIASWVTEDDTLRRLVAPAEPNERAAKLLNRTCREIYRLRKSRQGGRRPDLVTFKEKMAFFTRPKSTVPVLDGEAEEISEDEWEDELEERRTPDGRSSKTSYELRRDQRCNDVTQDKTEKTDEPAKDTQEVVECKNPCLERLEAVQDQEKTDEDRYEFVVDRALGVQV from the exons GCGAAGAAGGAGATGTACGATGTGAAAAAGCAGAGGCTATGTTTGGCGCAAGACGAATACAAGCATTTGAACAATGCCCTGTCTACGCTGGCTGCCTCTCGGACAAGCT TATGTTCATCCACCACCTCCGTCACAACAACGTCCACCACGTCACGTCACGATCCGGACATGCTCCGGTCAGAAGTGACGCAGGCAAGAGGTCGCGTCGCTCAGCTGAGGAAGGAATTGAGGCAGGCGCGAGCTGAGGTCGCCTGCGCGAGGCGGGGCGTGGACACCCTCGCTGA AGTGGAACAAAAGCTAAGCGCCCAACAAGGATGCTACAACATCACCGAAGCTCAGGCGATCATGACTGAGCTGAAAAACATCCAAAAATCCCTCACCTCTGGAGAGAAAGAAAGAGCCGACCTCATGCAATCCCTAGCCAAACTCAAGGACGACTTGACGAGATTACAACTAGGCGATGCGTCTCCAGACCTTTCAACCTTAAGCCTCCCTCAAGAGAAACTTAGCACTGCCTCACAAACAGACTTATGTGCAGACCTAGTACCAATAGGTACTAGGTTAGCAGAAATGGCGAGAGTACGCCTCCAATACGACGAAGCTAGAAAAAGAATACAACAGATTCAGCAACAATTAGCAGATTTAGAGGACAAAGTCCAACCTGGTCAAGCGGAGTCTGATAAAGACCGCTTGCTCCTATTCCAAGAGAAAGAACAGTTGCTTAGAGAACTTAGAAGTATAACCCCTAGAACACGGTCTAAACAGGAAATGACTGACATACAAATCGAGTGTAAAAGGTTAGAACAGGACTTGAAAAACGCctttgaaatgtcaaataagTGTATAGCGGATCGATTGAGGTTACACGAAGAAAAACAATTGTTGCTTCAGCAGCTAAAAGATGCGTTAACGTCTATGACGACTTTGGAAGGGCAGTTGAAGACGTTATCAGCGAGTACACTGTCGGTGTCAAGTAGTTCAAGCCTCGGGTCTCTTTCCACGGCCAGTAGCAAAGGGTCTTTGAGCTCTGGGATCAGTTTTACTGATATATACGGGGGTTCACAGATTGCTAGCTCATTCCAAGCAGATAAGCCTATTGATATGGTCGATCTGCATAGAAGAGTTGAGAG ATTACTCCGCGGCACAAGCTACACCGCCGAAAGCGCGACGCCCGGAGCGGGCAGCGGTTCTCAACCTTCCCTCTCACCTCGGAGCAGCCTGTCTTCAGCGAGCCCCCCACCCCCTCCCCCCTCGTACAGCCAGGTGGAGATGCAGAGGCGTCAGCAGAGGGAACTAGAAGAGAAGTTAGCTGAGATGAGGATAGGCGTCGCAGGACTTAATGAGATCACTGGCCTTGCGACAA TACCAGTCCAACTGCAAGGCCCGGGACGGCCTTGTGAGCCGCTGTCGCCAATATCGGAGACCCCACCGCCGCCGCTCTCGCCAAGGACTCCCTCTTCTAGTG GTACAAACACTAGATCAGTATCGGCAGCAGTAAGCGACGAGTCGGTGGCCGGGGACTCTGGCGTGTTCGAGGCGGCGCAAGCAGGCGATGCCAGCGCAG TGAACAGTACGCAAATTGAGATCAAATTGCGCTACTGTATTGAAGACAGCGCGCTGGAGATCAGCATACTGCGGGCGAGGAACCTCAACGCACTCTTCATAGACGTTGGCACTGAAGT cgCGGTGCTAGGCGCCCTAGTAATCGGTGGTGGAACATGTGGCATCACATTTAGCAGTGCATCACTACCGTGGCGCGGTACAACGTTGGCGTGGCGTCACGTGGCCAAAGCTAGTGTGGCGGGCACCCGCGCTTTAAGAGCGGCTACTTTACAGGTCAACCTCGTGTGCCGGGCTGAATGCTTGGT TTGCGCCCAAGTGAGTCTAGCGGACTTCGATCCTGACGCTGTGTCTCTAGATA GTGTGACGCTGAGAAGTGGTACAACGTGGGATGAAAGCTCAGATGAATCTACTGTTATATCGTCGCAAACGTCTACTCTCACTAGGAACAGAG GTCCAGAGAGTATGACTGGTGCGGAATGCAACGTGGATTGTGGAGAGAACTCAGCCTCCGAAGATGAGGAGTCTAGGGAACCACTTAATCAg ATAGTAGAAGAAGATTCCCTAGAAGACTACATTCCCGAAGACGAGCTAGCGTTAGAAGAGGAGTACCTCCCCCCCACTGCCGAGAAAGAGACGAATACTGAGTGCAACTTCTGCCCGGAGGGAGCGAGACAACTGCATAGGAG AAAAAGTCCACAAGTAAGCGCCACTCTGGAGGAGCCATTGGCAACGATCAAGAGGTCTCAGACCTTCTCGCCGCAGCCGCAAAGCATCGGGAATAGGCAGTATATTTGCAG ACTGAACCGCTCCGAGTCGGACTCGTCCATGGCGTCGCGCGCGCGCcggcccgcgccgccgccgcccgccggcATCCCCTTCGACCGCAGCGTGCGCGAGCGCAGGTCCCTCAG ATGGGGCCGCGTagcaggcggcgcggcgcgtcGCACGCGCACCCGCAGCGCTCGAACCTCGTTAGACCTCGCTTTAGATCTCAGCGCGCAGCACACCAAGCTCGCTGACCTTCGGACCGAGATCGCCCACCTCAGCCAACTTAAGAAGAG GTTAGAAGAAGCGTGCGCCCGCGGCGACCCAGCCATCGCGTCCTGGGTGACGGAGGACGACACGCTCCGCCGCCTCGTGGCGCCCGCCGAGCCTAACGAGCGCGCCGCCAAGCTCCTCAACCGCACCTGCAGAGAGATCTACCGGCTCAGGAAATCTCGCCAGGGCGGCCGCCGGCCAGATCTCGTCACATTCAA AGAAAAAATGGCTTTCTTCACCCGGCCGAAATCCACCGTGCCGGTCCTAGACGGTGAAGCCGAGGAAATCTCAGAAGACGAATGGGAAGACGAGCTGGAAGAGCGCCGCACGCCCGACGGACGGTCCTCCAAGACCTCCTACGAACTCCGCCGAGACCAACGCTGCAATGACGTGACCCAAGACAAGACGGAAAAGACGGACGAACCGGCGAAAGACACGCAAGAAGTCGTCGAATGTAAAAACCCCTGCCTCGAGCGGCTGGAAGCGGTACAGGATCAGGAAAAGACTGATGAAGATAGGTATGAATTTGTTGTAGATCGAGCTTTAGGTGTTCAAGTCTGA